In Topomyia yanbarensis strain Yona2022 chromosome 2, ASM3024719v1, whole genome shotgun sequence, one DNA window encodes the following:
- the LOC131684479 gene encoding aspartate--tRNA ligase, mitochondrial isoform X2, with amino-acid sequence MDNYKRRRFNNSAIPGIWDTPADNAAGLLNELQQELQREAILKHETQRQSMMRREQPFNSGIRKVNCGELRERNDGEMVEISGKVIENRMGKFLDVRDVYGSVQLVSNTSSALHKRISSIAKDSFITIVGRVQERENRWKNASISTGGIDVMIEEIIHVEGDPTVGRNANFHKRNYSTVAAPAPTITRGLTNVEIEKAASDSILKYFKNRKHTCSEFRLKDVGKKVQLVGWIDNKKKHDRFFVLRDGHGMVQLMVENVTPKVRNNIQSAKDDSIVLVTGKILARPSYCINMNIDTGTVEVVVEDLEILNPDDPYKGPEAEAVSETSTEEFCTNRYTNRTHNCGELRVANVGEDVVLCGWLEFSRMNKFLTLRDGYGATQVVIPDELFNTVNLNDISYESILRVEGKVKERPAGQDNPGQSTGQIEIVLKKLDVLNEARKRLPMDLKDFNKARENHRLEHRYIDLRSTQLQRNLRLRSQVIMKMREFMINKCGFVEVETPTLFRRTPGGAQEFVVPTRKPGHFYSLVQSPQQFKQMLMSGAIDRYFQIARCYRDEATRPDRQPEFTQLDIELSFSDRDKIMSLLEGVLASSWPIDDDPLNVPFQRITFNEAMKRYGSDKPDTRFGYELQDVTSKMVSSEKVLMGLDKLEYGAYAIVAKDPHSGTPTAFKKAIDALTKEYPKCKLVFSHITPDWLDTSIVKLLSHDVAKALWNNLVLKPGDLLLLGYGKTPDVQVMMGKLRLAFYENLETRSLVDRRSSTVQNFLWVYDFPMFDTNEETGALESVHHPFTAPHPDDLENLKAKQNLNQIRSQSFDLVWNGVEVGGGSVRIHNAELQKMVLDEVLKVDHSHLKHLLDALDCGCPPHGGFAVGLDRYIALLCNAYSIREVIAFPKSLDGKDPLSKAPVPISDEEKRLYHLSPNEQAMEN; translated from the exons ATGGATAATTACAAACGTAGGCGTTTTAATAACAGTGCCATTCCTGGTATATGGGATACACCCGCCGATAACGCTGCTGGTCTGCTGAATGAGTTACAGCAGGAATTGCAACGAGAGGCCATCTTGAAGCACGAAACTCAGCGACAATCGATGATGCGTCGAGAACAGCCTTTCAACTCGGGTATTCGGAAAGTAAACTGCGGTGAGCTGCGCGAACGCAACGATGGTGAAATGGTCGAAATCAGCGGCAAAGTCATCGAGAATCGAATGGGGAAGTTTTTAGACGTGCGAGATGTTTACGGCTCGGTACAGTTGGTTTCGAATACATCCTCTGCTTTGCACAAGCGCATATCGTCCATCGCAAAGGATTCGTTCATTACTATCGTGGGAAGGGTGCAAGAGCGCGAGAACAGATGGAAGAATGCG agTATTTCTACAGGAGGTATCGACGTTATGATCGAGGAAATCATCCACGTCGAGGGTGATCCGACTGTCGGAAGGAatgcgaattttcataaacgcAATTATTCGACAGTGGCTGCGCCGGCGCCAACTATTACTCGGGGCCTAACAAATGTGGAAATTGAAAAAGCTGCATCGGACAGCATTTTGAAGTACTTCAAGAATCGAAAGCATACTTGCAGTGAGTTTCGATTGAAAGATGTCGGAAAGAAAGTTCAACTGGTGGGGTGGATTGATAACAAAAAGAAACACGATCGTTTCTTCGTTTTACGAGATGGGCATGGTATGGTTCAACTGATGGTAGAGAATGTTACTCCCAAGGTAAGAAACAATATTCAATCGGCAAAGGACGATAGTATTGTCCTCGTGACCGGAAAGATTCTTGCTCGACCGTCATATTGTATAAATATGAACATTGATACTGGAACCGTTGAGGTTGTGGTAGAAGATTTGGAGATTTTAAATCCGGATGACCCATACAAGGGCCCGGAAGCAGAAGCGGTATCAGAGACTTCCACTGAGGAGTTCTGTACTAATCGGTACACAAATCGAACGCATAACTGCGGTGAGCTGCGTGTTGCCAATGTCGGTGAAGATGTGGTTCTCTGTGGGTGGCTGGAATTCTCCAGAATGAACAAATTTCTAACTCTGCGCGATGGTTACGGAGCAACGCAAGTTGTCATTCCGGATGAATTGTTCAATACCGTCAATCTGAATGATATCTCCTACGAGAGCATTTTGCGCGTCGAAGGCAAAGTTAAGGAGCGTCCCGCGGGACAGGATAATCCGGGACAATCAACTGGTCAGATTGAGATTGTTTTGAAAAAGCTGGATGTGCTCAACGAGGCTAGAAAGCGACTGCCAATGGATCTTAAAGATTTCAACAAGGCGAGGGAGAACCATCGATTAGAGCATCGGTACATCGACCTTAGAAGTACTCAGCTGCAGCGCAATTTGCGTTTGCGATCACAGGTTATTATGAAGATGAGGGAGTTTATGATTAACAAGTGCGGATTTGTTGAAGTGGAAACTCCCACGCTGTTTCGTAGAACGCCAGGG GGTGCCCAAGAATTCGTAGTTCCAACGCGCAAACCGGGACACTTCTACTCGCTGGTTCAGAGTCCGCAGCAATTCAAGCAGATGCTCATGTCGGGTGCTATTGATCGTTATTTTCAAATCGCGCGCTGCTATCGAGATGAAGCCACCCGACCAGATAGACAACCGGAGTTTACCCAGCTCGATATTGAGTTATCCTTTAGCGATCGGGATAAGATAATGTCGCTGCTGGAGGGTGTTCTAGCTAGTTCTTGGCCAATTGATGATGATCCTCTCAATGTTCCTTTCCAGCGTATAACGTTCAACGAGGCGATGAAGCGTTATGGCTCTGATAAACCGGACACTAGATTCGGATACGAATTGCAGGATGTCACCTCCAAAATGGTTTCTAGCGAGAAGGTCTTGATGGGACTCGACAAGCTTGAATACGGAGCATATGCGATTGTTGCCAAAGACCCACATAGTGGGACACCGACCGCCTTCAAGAAGGCTATTGATGCACTTACTAAGGAGTACCCAAAGTGTAAGCTTGTCTTCAGTCATATAACTCCG GACTGGTTGGATACCTCAATTGTCAAGTTACTCAGCCACGATGTTGCAAAAGCTTTGTGGAATAATTTAGTACTGAAGCCGGGTGATCTCTTACTGTTGGGCTATGGGAAGACTCCAGATGTG CAAGTAATGATGGGTAAGTTGCGTCTTGCCTTCTACGAAAATCTAGAAACACGTAGCCTCGTCGACAGGCGCTCATCAACAGTACAGAATTTCTTGTGGGTGTACGATTTTCCAATGTTTGACACGAACGAGGAAACCGGGGCTTTGGAAAGCGTGCATCACCCCTTCACTGCCCCACATCCTGATGATCTGGAAAATTTGAAGGCAAAACAAAATCTAAACCAGATTCGCTCGCAGTCATTCGATTTGGTTTGGAACGGTGTTGAAGTTGGCGGTGGATCGGTCCGAATCCACAACGCTGAGTTGCAGAAGATGGTCCTGGACGAAGTACTGAAGGTTGATCATTCCCATCTTAAGCATCTGCTGGATGCGCTGGATTGCGGCTGCCCTCCGCACGGTGGCTTCGCTGTCGGACTGGATCGGTACATTGCTCTGCTCTGCAATGCATATTCCATACGGGAGGTAATCGCATTCCCGAAAAGCTTGGACGGTAAGGATCCGCTCTCGAAGGCACCCGTACCGATCAGTGACGAGGAGAAACGTTTGTACCATTTGTCACCAAACGAGCAGGCAATGGAGAACTAA
- the LOC131684479 gene encoding aspartate--tRNA ligase, mitochondrial isoform X1 translates to MQFSLLSSHLTGKFFMPAWRMFSPKSGTSPAPIFTLSVPVFASKSYSSTIVQKMDNYKRRRFNNSAIPGIWDTPADNAAGLLNELQQELQREAILKHETQRQSMMRREQPFNSGIRKVNCGELRERNDGEMVEISGKVIENRMGKFLDVRDVYGSVQLVSNTSSALHKRISSIAKDSFITIVGRVQERENRWKNASISTGGIDVMIEEIIHVEGDPTVGRNANFHKRNYSTVAAPAPTITRGLTNVEIEKAASDSILKYFKNRKHTCSEFRLKDVGKKVQLVGWIDNKKKHDRFFVLRDGHGMVQLMVENVTPKVRNNIQSAKDDSIVLVTGKILARPSYCINMNIDTGTVEVVVEDLEILNPDDPYKGPEAEAVSETSTEEFCTNRYTNRTHNCGELRVANVGEDVVLCGWLEFSRMNKFLTLRDGYGATQVVIPDELFNTVNLNDISYESILRVEGKVKERPAGQDNPGQSTGQIEIVLKKLDVLNEARKRLPMDLKDFNKARENHRLEHRYIDLRSTQLQRNLRLRSQVIMKMREFMINKCGFVEVETPTLFRRTPGGAQEFVVPTRKPGHFYSLVQSPQQFKQMLMSGAIDRYFQIARCYRDEATRPDRQPEFTQLDIELSFSDRDKIMSLLEGVLASSWPIDDDPLNVPFQRITFNEAMKRYGSDKPDTRFGYELQDVTSKMVSSEKVLMGLDKLEYGAYAIVAKDPHSGTPTAFKKAIDALTKEYPKCKLVFSHITPDWLDTSIVKLLSHDVAKALWNNLVLKPGDLLLLGYGKTPDVQVMMGKLRLAFYENLETRSLVDRRSSTVQNFLWVYDFPMFDTNEETGALESVHHPFTAPHPDDLENLKAKQNLNQIRSQSFDLVWNGVEVGGGSVRIHNAELQKMVLDEVLKVDHSHLKHLLDALDCGCPPHGGFAVGLDRYIALLCNAYSIREVIAFPKSLDGKDPLSKAPVPISDEEKRLYHLSPNEQAMEN, encoded by the exons ATGCAGTTCAGTTTACTATCCTCGCATTTAACTGGCAAATTTTTTATGCCTGCATGGCGTATGTTTTCACCAAAATCAGGAACGTCTCCAGCTCCAATCTTTACATTATCTGTACCAGTATTTGCTTCGAAGTCGTATTCATCTACCATCGTTCAGAAAATGGATAATTACAAACGTAGGCGTTTTAATAACAGTGCCATTCCTGGTATATGGGATACACCCGCCGATAACGCTGCTGGTCTGCTGAATGAGTTACAGCAGGAATTGCAACGAGAGGCCATCTTGAAGCACGAAACTCAGCGACAATCGATGATGCGTCGAGAACAGCCTTTCAACTCGGGTATTCGGAAAGTAAACTGCGGTGAGCTGCGCGAACGCAACGATGGTGAAATGGTCGAAATCAGCGGCAAAGTCATCGAGAATCGAATGGGGAAGTTTTTAGACGTGCGAGATGTTTACGGCTCGGTACAGTTGGTTTCGAATACATCCTCTGCTTTGCACAAGCGCATATCGTCCATCGCAAAGGATTCGTTCATTACTATCGTGGGAAGGGTGCAAGAGCGCGAGAACAGATGGAAGAATGCG agTATTTCTACAGGAGGTATCGACGTTATGATCGAGGAAATCATCCACGTCGAGGGTGATCCGACTGTCGGAAGGAatgcgaattttcataaacgcAATTATTCGACAGTGGCTGCGCCGGCGCCAACTATTACTCGGGGCCTAACAAATGTGGAAATTGAAAAAGCTGCATCGGACAGCATTTTGAAGTACTTCAAGAATCGAAAGCATACTTGCAGTGAGTTTCGATTGAAAGATGTCGGAAAGAAAGTTCAACTGGTGGGGTGGATTGATAACAAAAAGAAACACGATCGTTTCTTCGTTTTACGAGATGGGCATGGTATGGTTCAACTGATGGTAGAGAATGTTACTCCCAAGGTAAGAAACAATATTCAATCGGCAAAGGACGATAGTATTGTCCTCGTGACCGGAAAGATTCTTGCTCGACCGTCATATTGTATAAATATGAACATTGATACTGGAACCGTTGAGGTTGTGGTAGAAGATTTGGAGATTTTAAATCCGGATGACCCATACAAGGGCCCGGAAGCAGAAGCGGTATCAGAGACTTCCACTGAGGAGTTCTGTACTAATCGGTACACAAATCGAACGCATAACTGCGGTGAGCTGCGTGTTGCCAATGTCGGTGAAGATGTGGTTCTCTGTGGGTGGCTGGAATTCTCCAGAATGAACAAATTTCTAACTCTGCGCGATGGTTACGGAGCAACGCAAGTTGTCATTCCGGATGAATTGTTCAATACCGTCAATCTGAATGATATCTCCTACGAGAGCATTTTGCGCGTCGAAGGCAAAGTTAAGGAGCGTCCCGCGGGACAGGATAATCCGGGACAATCAACTGGTCAGATTGAGATTGTTTTGAAAAAGCTGGATGTGCTCAACGAGGCTAGAAAGCGACTGCCAATGGATCTTAAAGATTTCAACAAGGCGAGGGAGAACCATCGATTAGAGCATCGGTACATCGACCTTAGAAGTACTCAGCTGCAGCGCAATTTGCGTTTGCGATCACAGGTTATTATGAAGATGAGGGAGTTTATGATTAACAAGTGCGGATTTGTTGAAGTGGAAACTCCCACGCTGTTTCGTAGAACGCCAGGG GGTGCCCAAGAATTCGTAGTTCCAACGCGCAAACCGGGACACTTCTACTCGCTGGTTCAGAGTCCGCAGCAATTCAAGCAGATGCTCATGTCGGGTGCTATTGATCGTTATTTTCAAATCGCGCGCTGCTATCGAGATGAAGCCACCCGACCAGATAGACAACCGGAGTTTACCCAGCTCGATATTGAGTTATCCTTTAGCGATCGGGATAAGATAATGTCGCTGCTGGAGGGTGTTCTAGCTAGTTCTTGGCCAATTGATGATGATCCTCTCAATGTTCCTTTCCAGCGTATAACGTTCAACGAGGCGATGAAGCGTTATGGCTCTGATAAACCGGACACTAGATTCGGATACGAATTGCAGGATGTCACCTCCAAAATGGTTTCTAGCGAGAAGGTCTTGATGGGACTCGACAAGCTTGAATACGGAGCATATGCGATTGTTGCCAAAGACCCACATAGTGGGACACCGACCGCCTTCAAGAAGGCTATTGATGCACTTACTAAGGAGTACCCAAAGTGTAAGCTTGTCTTCAGTCATATAACTCCG GACTGGTTGGATACCTCAATTGTCAAGTTACTCAGCCACGATGTTGCAAAAGCTTTGTGGAATAATTTAGTACTGAAGCCGGGTGATCTCTTACTGTTGGGCTATGGGAAGACTCCAGATGTG CAAGTAATGATGGGTAAGTTGCGTCTTGCCTTCTACGAAAATCTAGAAACACGTAGCCTCGTCGACAGGCGCTCATCAACAGTACAGAATTTCTTGTGGGTGTACGATTTTCCAATGTTTGACACGAACGAGGAAACCGGGGCTTTGGAAAGCGTGCATCACCCCTTCACTGCCCCACATCCTGATGATCTGGAAAATTTGAAGGCAAAACAAAATCTAAACCAGATTCGCTCGCAGTCATTCGATTTGGTTTGGAACGGTGTTGAAGTTGGCGGTGGATCGGTCCGAATCCACAACGCTGAGTTGCAGAAGATGGTCCTGGACGAAGTACTGAAGGTTGATCATTCCCATCTTAAGCATCTGCTGGATGCGCTGGATTGCGGCTGCCCTCCGCACGGTGGCTTCGCTGTCGGACTGGATCGGTACATTGCTCTGCTCTGCAATGCATATTCCATACGGGAGGTAATCGCATTCCCGAAAAGCTTGGACGGTAAGGATCCGCTCTCGAAGGCACCCGTACCGATCAGTGACGAGGAGAAACGTTTGTACCATTTGTCACCAAACGAGCAGGCAATGGAGAACTAA
- the LOC131684486 gene encoding WD repeat-containing protein 82 gives MKLIDSVVRSFKVAKVFRENTDKINAIDFSSNGEMLISCSEDDQIVLYDCEKGTQIRTVNSKKYGVDLIHFTHANNTAIHSSTKVDDTIRYLSLHDNKYLRYFPGHTKKVISLNISPVEDTFLSGSLDKTLRLWDLRSPNCQGVMHLNGRPVAAYDPEGLIFAAGVNSESIKLYDLRSFDKGPFVTFKLNQEKECDWTGLKFSRDGKTILISTNGSIIRLIDAFHGTPLQTFTGHLNNKGLPIEASFSPDSQFIFSGSTDGRVHVWNADTGYKICVLNGDHPGPIQCVQFNPKFMMLASACTNMAFWLPTAEDA, from the exons ATGAAGCTGATCGATTCGGTCGTTCGGAGTTTTAAGGTAGCGAAGGTGTTCCGGGAGAACACGGATAAGATCAATGCCATCGATTTCTCGTCCAACGGGGAGATGCTGATCAGCTGTAGTGAGGATGATCAAATTGTGCTGTATGATTGCGAAAAAGGTACTCAGATTCGAACAGTAAATTCAAAAAAGTATGGTGTGGATTTGATACATTTTACCCACGCAAACAACACGGCAATCCACAGTTCGACAAAGGTGGACGACACGATCCGCTACCTGAGTTTACACGACAACAAATACCTGAGATACTTTCCGGGACATACGAAGAAGGTTATTTCCCTCAACATATCGCCAGTCGAGGACACGTTCCTGTCCGGTTCATTGGATAAAACATTGCGTTTGTGGGATTTGCGATCACCCAATTGTCAGGGCGTGATGCACCTGAATGGACGTCCGGTAGCGGCATACGATCCTGAGGGCTTAATCTTCGCTGCCGGTGTAAACTCTGAAAGTATCAAACTATACGACCTGCGATCGTTCGACAAGGGCCCTTTTGTAACATTTAAACTAAATCAGGAAAAGGAGTGCGACTGGACTGGACTGAAGTTTTCAAGAGAtggaaaaacaattttaatcaGTACCAACGGTTCTATCATTCGATTGATTGATGCGTTCCATGGAACGCCACTGCAAACATTCACGG GTCACTTAAACAACAAGGGGCTGCCAATCGAGGCTTCCTTTAGCCCAGATTCGCAGTTCATCTTTTCCGGAAGCACCGACGGACGGGTACACGTGTGGAATGCCGATACAGGTTACAAAATCTGTGTGCTGAACGGCGACCATCCGGGCCCGATTCAATGCGTTCAGTTCAATCCCAAGTTTATGATGCTAGCGTCGGCCTGCACCAACATGGCATTCTGGCTGCCAACGGCGGAGGATGCCTAG